A window of Macrotis lagotis isolate mMagLag1 chromosome X, bilby.v1.9.chrom.fasta, whole genome shotgun sequence contains these coding sequences:
- the LOC141503067 gene encoding protein SSXT yields MMHQQPPSQQYNMPQGGGQHYQGQQPPMGMMGQVNQGNHMMGQRQIPPYRPPQQGPPQQYSGQEDYYGDQYSHGGQGPPEGMNQQYYPDGHNDYGYQQPSYPEQGYDRPYEDSSQHYYEGGNSQYGQQQDAYQGPPPQQGYPPQQQQYPGQQPYPGQQQGYGPSQSGPGPQYPNYPQGQGQQYGGYRPTQPGPPQPPQQRPYGYDQGQYGNYQQ; encoded by the exons ATGATGCACCAGCAACCTCCTTCACAACAGTATAATATGCCACAAGGAGGTGGTCAGCATTATCAAGGACAGCAGCCCCCAATGGGAATGATGGGTCAAGTTAACCAAGGAAATCATATGATGGGTCAAAGACAGATTCCTCCTTACAGGCCACCTCAGCAAG GCCCACCACAGCAGTACTCAGGCCAGGAAGACTATTATGGGGACCAATACAGTCATGGTGGACAAGGTCCTCCAGAAGGCATGAACCAGCAATATTACCCTGATG GTCATAATGATTACGGTTATCAGCAACCGTCGTATCCTGAACAAGGCTACGATAGGCCTTATGAGGATTCCTCACAACATTACTACGAAGGAG GGAATTCACAGTATGGTCAGCAGCAAGATGCATATCAAGGGCCACCTCCACAACAGGGTTATCCACCACAACAACAGCAGTATCCAGGTCAGCAGCCTTACCCAGGACAGCAACAGGGTTATG GTCCATCACAGAGTGGTCCAGGGCCTCAATATCCCAACTATCCACAGGGACAAGGTCAGCAATATGGTGGTTACAGACCTACACAGCCTGGACCACCACAGCCACCCCAACAGAGGCCTTATGGATATGACCAG